In Fusarium oxysporum f. sp. lycopersici 4287 chromosome 4, whole genome shotgun sequence, a genomic segment contains:
- a CDS encoding calmodulin, translated as MYHFPALGTDFPLTFGSPHESSNQTRETKRSDTLGSRPRDLRTCPSHLSSFSCDRHPPFLLSQPLLPHTSNMADSLTEEQVSEFKEAFSLFDKDGDGQITTKELGTVMRSLGQNPSESELQDMINEVDADNNGTIDFPEFLTMMARKMKDTDSEEEIREAFKVFDRDNNGFISAAELRHVMTSIGEKLTDDEVDEMIREADQDGDGRIDYNEFVQLMMQK; from the exons ATGTACCATTTTCCTGCCTTAGGTACCGACTTTCCCCTGACCTTTGGGTCTCCCCACGAAAGCTCCAACCAAACCCGTGAAACGAAAAGGTCCGACACTCTTGGCTCAAGACCCCGCGACCTCAGAACTTGCCCAAGTCatctttcttccttctcgtGCGATCGACATCCACCTTTTTTACTATCACAACCGTTGCTACCACATACATCCAACATG GCCGACTCACTTACTGAAGAGCAAGTCTCCGAGTTCAAGGAGGCCTTCTCTCTCTTT GACAaggatggcgatg GCCAGATTACCACCAAGGAGCTCGGTACCGTTATGCGCTCTCTCGGCCAGAACCCCTCCGAGTCTGAGCTTCAGGACATGATCAACGAGGTTGACGCCGACAACAACGGCACCATCGACTTTCCTG AGTTCCTCACCATGATGGCGCGCAAGATGAAGGATACCGactctgaggaggagatccgCGAGGCTTTCAAGGTGTTCGACCGTGACAACAACGGTTTCAtttctgctgctgagcttCGACATGTCATGACCTCCATCGGCGAGAAGCTCactgatgatgaggttgatgagatgatcCGAGAGGCTGACCAGGACGGCGATGGCCGAATCGACT ACAACGAGTTCGTCCAGCTCATGATGCAAAAATAA
- a CDS encoding mannosyl-oligosaccharide alpha-1,2-mannosidase has protein sequence MAGPLRRGRLWIGVAFIWILCFWYWSNSDSGFKLFGNGDPLAGKGATAWTRRLPKYPIPKEKLAALPKITGDVKVPKIQATTPVESAAAKELRLSRLAAVKKSFEHSWSGYSNYAWMHDEVTPLTGKSKDPFGGWAATLVDALDTLWIMDMKDEFTKAVAAADGIDFTRSPMATINIFETNIRYLGGFLSAYELSGRAHPILLKKAIELGDLLMCAFDTPNHMPVTRWEWKKSAYGQAQSPSREALVSELGSLSLELTKLSQLTGNPRFYDAIKRIGDQFESTQLNTRLPGMWPVVVDAYTPAFHAGSDFTLGGMSDSLYEYLPKWYLLLGGQLEQPRRLYENFIPVAIKHLFKRALTPSDKPILISGDYQVTDLPGEQPKYTYVARGQHLTCFAGGMVAMGSKIFNRPADLEIASQLTDGCIWAYQATQTGLGPEIFNFISCGGVDAKDSSDCTWNEDRWLKAIEEQHAPDFRAPPLRGSDWKKPTVHDVIKKHNLPKGMIDVSDARYILRPEAIESIFIMYRVTGDAQWMEKAWTMFETIEKVTRTEIAASAIDDVTKAEPTKMDSMESFWLAETLKYFYLIFSEFDVISLDEWVLNTEAHPLSRPDVK, from the exons ATGGCGGGTCCCCTACGGCGAGGCCGTCTCTGGATTGGTGTCGCCTTCATCTGGATCTTGTGCTTTTGGTACTGGTCAAATTCAGACTCTGGCTTCAAGCTGTTTGGTAATGGAGATCCTCTTGCTGGAAAGGGCGCCACGGCCTGGACCCGAAGATTACCTAAATATCCTATTCCCAAGGAGAAATTAGCTGCCTTGCCAAAGATCACCGGAGATGTCAAGGTCCCCAAGATTCAGGCTACTACTCCGGTCGAGAGCGCCGCGGCCAAGGAGCTGCGACTGTCGCGATTGGCTGCAGTCAAGAAGAGTTTCGAGCACAGCTGGAGCGGATATTCCAACTATGCCTGGATGCACGACGAGGTGACCCCGTTGACCGGCAAGTCCAAGGACCCCTTTGGCGGTTGGGCTGCCACTCTGGTCGACGCCCTCGATACCCTTTGGATCATGGACATGAAGGACGAGTTCACAAAAGCTGTTGCCGCTGCAGACGGTATTGATTTCACCAGGAGTCCCATGGCAACTATCAACATTTTCGAGACCAACATTCGCTATCTTGGTGGATTCCTGTCGGCATATGAATTAAGCGGAAGAGCTCATCCTATCCTCTTGAAGAAGGCTATTGAGCTGGGAGACCTGCTCATGTGCGCCTTTGATACACCGAACCATATGCCAGTTACTCGATGGGAATGGAAGAA ATCTGCTTATGGCCAAGCTCAGTCTCCCTCGCGGGAGGCTCTTGTTTCTGAACTTGGCTCCTTGAGTCTCGAGCTCACTAAACTATCTCAGCTAACCGGCAACCCGAGATTCTATGACGCTATCAAGAGAATTGGAGACCAGTTTGAGTCTACGCAACTCAACACTCGTCTTCCTGGAATGTGGCCGGTAGTCGTTGATGCTTATACGCCAGCCTTCCATGCTGGTTCAGACTTCACCCTTGGTGGTATGTCTGATTCGCTGTATGAGTATCTTCCCAAGTGgtatcttcttctcggcggcCAACTCGAGCAACCACGTCGACTATACGAAAACTTCATTCCTGTTGCCATCAAGCACCTTTTCAAGCGAGCATTGACACCTTCGGACAAGCCGATCCTCATCTCTGGAGACTACCAGGTAACCGATTTGCCAGGCGAGCAACCCAAGTACACCTATGTTGCACGAGGCCAGCATCTGACCTGCTTCGCTGGCGGTATGGTAGCAATGGGCAGCAAGATTTTCAACCGCCCAGCCGATCTCGAGATCGCTTCCCAACTCACAGATGGATGTATTTGGGCTTATCAGGCTACACAGACGGGACTTGGACCTgagatcttcaacttcatctcgTGTGGCGGCGTCGATGCTAAGGACTCGAGCGATTGCACCTGGAACGAGGACCGGTGGCTCAAGGCTATTGAAGAGCAACACGCTCCTGACTTCAGGGCACCGCCGTTGAGAGGATCAGACTGGAAGAAGCCCACAGTTCACGACGTGATCAAGAAGCACAACCTTCCCAAAGGTATGATCGACGTGAGCGATGCACGTTACATTCTCCGGCCCGAGGCCATTGagtccatcttcatcatgtaTCGCGTCACAGGAGATGCGCAATGGATGGAAAAGGCGTGGACCATGTTCGAGACGATCGAGAAGGTGACACGAACTGAGATTGCGGCTTCAGCGATAGACGATGTCACCAAAGCAGAGCCTACAAAGATGGACAGTATGGAGAGTTTCTGGTTGGCAGAGACTCTCAAGTACTTTTacctcatcttcagcgaATTTGATGTTATCAGCTTGGATGAGTGGGTGCTGAACACGGAAGCACACCCTCTGAGTCGTCCAGATGTAAAGTAA
- a CDS encoding signal recognition particle subunit SRP72 (At least one base has a quality score < 10) — MPQDPAAALSALLRQSSIEDHDEALKIANAALKANKNDVDSQHTRIIALLKLDRFDDALRAIADGSPALHARIALEHAYALYKTGNLDEATSVLQAFGLEKKRSLQHVAAQVAYRAERFDEACNIYSRLLDTDPADEENDISINLRAAFAQSSWLGYSVTDKISVQDSDGFELCYNAACAYIANGSLETAADLLQRASRLCDASDDLTDEDKQAEMRPILAQQAYVFAKLGKLKEALDLYNSLSSTKEEDPDLALIIGNNLVTLEPKVENPYLLERRFSTLTAKARNAKLFQHQSYILRRNRLTVDLQILKGTGVKRRTDALLAEATHPSTAAETSILSVLNAAASAQGTSGKQLLKNLQGLAQKRPHDVGLVLTIVQIQLNEGKVGSAMSILESFLQRLEKNETDDSQNARFSPGLVALTVTLLRTQGRESSAKAELVKAATYWQSRPANSAISLLEEAGIELMKSSNAQDLQLAGTSFQKLIDERKGSDIAAAGLVASFAPSDPSRVEKHLQNLPPVDSLIEGIDVTALLSAGVATTASKAGSSALKRSAPSGPTEKTRKRRRKIRLPKNYVEGTKPDPERWLPLRDRSSYRPKGKKGKKKAVDSTQGGIVKEEETLELVGGGGVKVEKAPPPSKKKKKGKK; from the exons ATGCCTCAAGATCCTGCTGCCGCCCTCAGCGCCTTGTTGCGCCAATCCTCTATCGAAGATCACGACGAGGCCCTCAAGATTGCCAACGCCGCCCTTAAGGCTAACAAGAACGATGTCGACAGCCAGCATACCCGTATCATCGCCTTGCTGAAGCTCGATCGATTCGACGATGCTTTGCGCGCCATTGCTGATGGCTCCCCCGCCCTCCACGCACGAATTGCCCTCGAACATGCCTATGCGCTCTACAAGACGGGAAATCTTGACGAGGCTACTTCTGTCCTTCAGGCTTTTGGTctagagaagaagaggagtCTACAGCATGTTGCCGCACAAGTCGCTTACCGTGCCGAGCGCTTTGACGAGGCTTGCAACATCTACAGCCGTCTACTCGATACCGATCCCGCAGATGAGGAGAAcgatatcagcatcaacCTTCGGGCCGCTTTCGCCCAGTCTAGTTGGCTGGGATACTCGGTTACTGACAAGATTTCTGTCCAAGACTCTGATGGATTTGAACTGTGTTATAACGCTGCATGTGCGTATATTGCCAACGGCTCCCTTGAGACTGCAGCCGATCTATTGCAGCGTGCAAGTCGATTGTGTGATGCCTCCGATGACTTGACAGACGAGGATAAGCAGGCGGAAATGCGGCCGATTCTTGCACAGCAGGCCTACGTCTTTGCCAAGTTgggcaagctcaaggaggcCCTCGATCTCTATAACTCTCTATCAAGCACAAA AGAGGAAGATCCCGATCTGGCACTAATAATTGGCAACAACCTGGTCACTTTAGAGCCAAAGGTCGAGAACCCCTATCTTCTCGAGCGAAGATTCTCGACCTTGACGGCCAAGGCAAGAAATGCCAAGCTTTTCCAGCACCAGTCTTATATCTTGCGACGCAACCGACTGACCGTCGACTTGCAAATCCTCAAGGGCACCGGAGTCAAGCGCCGCACCGATGCCCTTCTCGCCGAAGCCACACATCCCTCGACAGCTGCTGAAACTAGCATCCTCTCTGTTCTTAACGCTGCCGCGAGCGCACAAGGAACATCTGGGAAGCAACTTCTGAAGAATTTACAAGGACTTGCCCAGAAGAGACCACATGATGTTGGTCTTGTATTAACCATTGTGCAAATACAACTCAATGAAGGCAAAGTAGGCTCTGCTATGTCTATTCTTGAGTCTTTCCTACAGCGTCTCGAAAAGAACGAGACTGATGATTCTCAAAATGCTCGATTCAGCCCTGGTCTTGTTGCTCTCACTGTGACCCTTTTGAGGACGCAGGGACGGGAGTCCTCGGCAAAGGCTGAACTTGTCAAGGCCGCTACATACTGGCAGTCCCGCCCGGCTAACTCAGCTATCTCACTCCTCGAAGAGGCTGGCATCGAACTGATGAAGTCATCCAACGCCCAGGATTTGCAACTCGCTGGTACTTCATTCCAGAAACTAATCGATGAGCGGAAGGGCTCGGATATTGCTGCGGCTGGTCTTGTCGCATCCTTCGCTCCCTCAGACCCCTCTCGTGTGGAAAAGCACCTCCAGAACCTCCCTCCTGTGGATTCGCTTATCGAGGGCATCGATGTAACAGCTCTCCTCAGCGCTGGCGTTGCCACCACCGCCAGTAAGGCAGGCTCCTCAGCTTTGAAGCGCTCGGCTCCCTCAGGACCAACTGAAAAGACACGCAAGCGACGCAGAAAGATCCGTCTTCCCAAGAACTATGTCGAGGGCACCAAGCCCGACCCTGAGCGCTGGCTGCCTTTGCGTGACAGAAGCTCATACCGtcccaagggcaagaagggcaagaagaaggctgttgATTCAACACAGGGCGGAATCgtgaaggaagaggagactCTGGAGCTTGTAGGCGGAGGAGGtgtcaaggttgagaaggCACCTCCGccttccaagaagaagaagaagggtaagAAATAG
- a CDS encoding transcription initiation factor TFIIE subunit alpha: MDLAITLIKSVARAFYETRDILVIDALILHEALRDDDLAYLMSTNTKELHKICGKLREDRFLVVHTRSELREGNPRPSNKTWYYIDYRATIDAIKWRVYTIDKEVQGTTQVASEKKEYFCSFCKAEWTAMEVLDNVGPEGFLCHRCSHVLTFEADRTSTGHEQSTRLNDQFKFISELLPKIDAVHIPECDFDRAFAKARPVKRDETHQRAQTIAVDSGANRPMAVKGLTNTGPQSIAVNISTSDGPTEAEKAAEQARKEQIAKQNALPSWMSNSTVTGESFSANATPGTASVVKKESSKDAGPAAPAVANAQIDDIFEKLKAEIAQEKSEEEEDDEEEEDLFEDVPAAKKVKLAGPDTHEQKEDEDSEEIEFEDV, encoded by the exons atggatctCGCAATCACACTTATCAAGTCCGTTGCGCGGGCGTTCTATGAAACCCGCGACATACTTGTGATTGATGCGCTTATACTACATGAGGC GCTTCGAGATGATGATTTGGCCTACTTGATGTCTACCAACACAAAGGAACTCCACAAGATATGCGGAAAGCTACGTGAGGATCGATTCTTGGTGGT ACACACACGATCAGAGCTGCGAGAAGGCAACCCAAGACCGAGCAACAAAACATGGTATTACATCGACTACCGAGCCACAATAGACGCCATCAAATGGCGCGTTTACACTATCGATAAAGAAGTACAGGGCACTACACAAGTCGCGAGCGAGAAAAAAGAGTACTTTTGCTCATTTTGCAAAGCAGAATGGACGGCGATGGAGGTCCTGGACAACGTTGGCCCGGAAGGGTTCTTATGCCATCGCTGCTCTCATGTCCTGACCTTTGAGGCCGACCGGACATCGACTGGACACGAGCAGTCTACGCGACTCAATGACCAGTTCAAATTCATCAGTGAACTGCTTCCCAAGATCGATGCCGTCCACATTCCGGAATGCGACTTCGATCGTGCATTTGCTAAAGCACGCCCGGTGAAGCGCGACGAAACACATCAGCGCGCTCAGACTATTGCAGTCGACTCTGGCGCGAACCGACCTATGGCGGTCAAGGGCTTGACCAACACAGGGCCACAATCGATTGCAGTTAACATCTCAACATCGGATGGCCCTACAGAAGCCGAGAAGGCGGCGGAGCAGGCGCGCAAGGAGCAGATCGCGAAGCAAAATGCGCTGCCATCATGGATGTCCAACAGTACTGTCACTGGGGAGTCATTCTCAGCAAACGCTACTCCTGGCACTGCATCAGTTGTCAAGAAGGAGTCCAGCAAAGATGCCGGCCCAGCAGCACCGGCCGTGGCCAATGCTCAAATAGACGACATattcgagaagctcaaggcgGAGATAGCACAAGAAAAatcagaggaggaagaggacgacgaagaagaggaagacttATTCGAAGATGTCCCTGCCGCCAAGAAAGTGAAACTGGCTGGACCAGATACTCATGAACaaaaagaagacgaagacagCGAGGAGATAGAGTTCGAAGATGTTTAG
- a CDS encoding glutathione S-transferase: protein MSLILELPAEYGFVLVAATSTFFINTLHVLLTSKARKRSGIKYPVAYASNELAEKDAEAFKFNCAQRSHANFTENQISFLGALLISGLRFPVASAVLGAGWAFSRVFYAIGYSAGGPKGRMGGSIGSFLCDTSLKCMAAYTSIMFAMGN from the exons ATGTCTCTCATCCTTGAGCTCCCCGCTGAATACGG CTTCGTCCTCGTTGCCGCCACCTCcaccttcttcatcaacactctCCACGTTCTCCTCACTAGCAAGGCTCGCAAGCGAAGCGGTATCAAGTATCCCGTCGCCTACGCTTCCAACGAGCTCGCTGAGAAGGACGCTGAGGCCTTCAAGTTCAACTGCG CCCAGCGCTCGCACGCCAACTTCACCGAGAACCAGATCTCTTTCCTTGGTGCTCTTCTGATCTCTGGCCTTCGTTTCCCCGTTGCCTCTGCCGTTCTTGGTGCTGGCTGGGCCTTCTCTCGTGTATTCTACGCCATTGGCTACTCTGCTGGTGGCCCCAAGGGACGCATGGG TGGCTCAATCGGCTCTTTCCTCTGCGATACGTCGCTCAAGTGCATGGCCGCCTATACCTCCATCATGTTTGCCATGGGCAACTAA
- a CDS encoding DNA polymerase IV yields MRLDNLPRIFLLPTHLKPEELHDLEERIPTLTYDIREAEIVVGKISQQRRAEFELRRAKFEFASVEEPQKESHQVDSPVVADDPGGSPDPKRRRIKEQPEVGTDIVKVVKLSWLLDSWEKEELLPVDLYLIFQCNRVLPRETTPAPVLPKGSTSPASSILERALLEQKAQSTSTSPSNQHKRRHDVSTTISQNAPSLLHQTTSEHDITLPMMPEFLRTTYSCQRPTYMNPPNEAFVNILTEIRTIRQLREDEVGVRAYSTSIASIAAYPYALKNAQEVVRLPGCGDRIAELWHHWKETGESVEVREANADPKTTVLKLFYNIWGVGAATACDFYRKGWRDLDDLVEFGWNTLSRSQQLGVKYYNEFLLGIPRDEVATIAAAILEHARLIDPGFEMVIVGGYRRGKQQSGDADVVLSHRNENKTLNVITQIVVALEKAQLITHTLTLSTHNSDRGQRPVSWKGEKSNSSGFDTLDKALVVWQDSSKKDAPHRRVDIIISPWKTVGCAVLGWSGGTTFQRDVRRYCKRVKGYKFDSSGIRRRADGRWVDLEGTSGGDEAPDMETAERRVFAGLGLQWRSPEERCTG; encoded by the exons ATGAGACTCGATAACCTTCCGCGGATTTTCCTCCTCCCAACACATCTGAAACCTGAAGAACTGCACGATCTCGAAGAACGAATCCCTACATTGACGTATGACATCAGAGAGGCTGAGATCGTGGTCGGAAAGATATCGCAGCAAAGACGCGCCGAGTTTGAGCTGAGAAGGGCAAAATTTGAGTTTGCCTCTGTAGAGGAACCTCAAAAGGAGAGCCATCAAGTTGATTCTCCAGTTGTGGCGGATGACCCGGGTGGTAGCCCAGATCCTAAGCGGAGGAGAATCAAAGAACAACCCGAAGTTGGGACAGACATAGTCAAGGTTGTTAAACTTTCATGGCTCCTAGACTCGtgggagaaggaagaacTCTTACCCGTGGACCTCTACTTGATCTTCCAGTGTAATCGAGTCTTGCCTCGTGAGACAACACCTGCACCTGTATTACCGAAAGGCTCTACTTCACCAGCTAGTAGTATTCTGGAGCGTGCCCTTCTTGAGCAGAAAGCGCAGTCAACAAGCACCTCGCCATCTAATCAGCACAAAAGGCGTCATGATGTCTCGACAACAATATCGCAAAATGCACCCAGTCTCCTTCATCAAACGACATCGGAACACGACATCACACTGCCCATGATGCCCGAGTTTCTGAGAACCACGTATTCGTGCCAGCGACCGACATATATGAACCCACCGAATGAAGCGTTTGTGAACATCCTCACTGAGATAAGGACCATTCGTCAACTTcgagaggatgaggttggcGTGAGAGCTTACTCCACATCCATTGCTTCGATCGCTGCGTACCCTTACGCACTTAAGAATGCCCAAG AAGTCGTGCGGTTGCCAGGTTGCGGTGATAGAATCGCCGAACTATGGCATCACTGGAAGGAGACAGGCGAATCAGTGGAAGTACGCGAGGCCAACGCCGACCCTAAAACCACAgtcctcaagctcttttACAACATATGGGGAGTTGGGGCTGCCACCGCCTGCGACTTCTATCGAAAGG GATGGAGAGATCTAGATGATCTGGTCGAGTTCGGCTGGAACACGCTCAGTCGTTCGCAGCAACTTGGTGTCAAATATTACAACGAGTTCTTGCTGGGGATCCCCCGAGACGAAGTCGCGACCATTGCCGCTGCAATACTGGAACACGCCCGCCTGATTGACCCAGGATTTGAGATGGTCATTGTGGGTGGTTATCGGCGAGGCAAGCAACAAtctggtgatgctgatgttGTTTTGAGTCACCGAAATGAGAACAAAACACTGAATGTGATAACCCAGATTGTCGTAGCCCTCGAAAAGGCCCAACTCATTACACATACACTGACACTGTCGACTCACAACTCTGATCGAGGACAGCGCCCGGTATCATGGAAAGGGGAAAAGTCCAACAGCTCAGGCTTTGACACACTCGACAAGGCTTTGGTAGTTTGGCAGGACTCCAGCAAAAAAGATGCACCGCATCGACGGGTCGATATCATTATCAGTCCGTGGAAGACAGTGGGCTGCGCAGTACTAGGTTGGAGTGGCGGCACGACATTCCAGAGAGATGTTCGACGCTATTGCAAGAGAGTCAAGGGATACAAGTTCGACAGCAGTGGAATACGACGCCGGGCCGATGGCAGATGGGTTGACCTTGAAGGAACCTCTGGAGGCGATGAAGCCCCTGATATGGAAACAGCAGAACGGAGAGTCTTCGCAGGGTTGGGTCTCCAATGGCGGTCACCTGAAGAGAGATGCACTGGATGA
- a CDS encoding hypothetical protein (At least one base has a quality score < 10), whose amino-acid sequence MHIPVSSTSRSPRLDYFGGKMRRNVRQGLRGRNGGAILTGAQLYFFRNTGWVKSLMHQYENHIKAGHDGTPLIFTPPLQEFKPDGLMSTYAAVALHDAAYKKHKNAFVYVRQGGLEEVLLADNEEEMNDWLAKLNYAAAFRTTGVKMRGVIGGNYDGQSRRGLRRLDSADAATLIQTPTGPVSIARSRIDHKMAEDISAARRDVMKQKIAEADEHVQEIQKQLEHQLRNARHLLILAPIQPRTREQLLSAAARISAQLKWTRQDMWKHKCHRDILIQDLEEEHPSSTFTPTKQQSTRFSQRTGSPTPRVNVGRRGSRSTHHSGTEADPRTPTEPQVVHVPNTAEVTEDVDSPLDQVFTTPPQSATKRRHSSRDLSFVRPEAASTRHGSISSIAQSPIASLPSTPLAKPPSAQDESNKPPLRKEDDGNHDPDADERDFLEQAGLLEQRPSRDPTDKATVSTGADVPGESGTPTDKGDRSKIRRSLQRTLREGAGHLSHHRGSRKGKEVAGSGEESTQEHQLSRGTGSFVVHGKKASVINFGDGLQNMTHDEKIRARKSSQQQDPPLSPMPSGPEDEDFYSAVGVPVEPSERRESIASASTATARSFRELHRKYSTAQAARSTSAGGRLTIPSDTESEVAVSFSDGRRSPLPPMETETDEESDGTGVRRGRSIKKDDLESRDSDSESLQDIEQLPSRPVQPVNA is encoded by the coding sequence ATGCACATCCCGGTATCGTCGACATCAAGGTCACCAAGGTTGGATTACTTTGGCGGAAAGATGCGAAGAAACGTAAGGCAAGGTCTCCGTGGCAGGAATGGGGGCGCCATTCTTACTGGGGCGCAGCTCTACTTCTTCCGCAATACAGGCTGGGTGAAGTCTTTAATGCATCAGTATGAGAACCACATTAAGGCGGGACATGATGGAACACCGTTGATCTTCACACCCCCGCTCCAAGAGTTTAAACCAGACGGTCTCATGTCAACTTATGCTGCCGTGGCCCTCCATGATGCGGCGTATAAGAAGCACAAGAACGCTTTCGTCTACGTGCGGCAGGGTGGTCTAGAAGAAGTGCTATTGGCAGAtaatgaagaagaaatgaACGACTGGCTCGCCAAACTTAACTATGCTGCCGCCTTCCGGACTACGGGCGTTAAGATGCGTGGTGTCATTGGCGGCAACTATGATGGACAGAGTCGCCGAGGTTTACGTCGACTGGATAGCGCTGATGCTGCCACCCTCATCCAGACACCGACCGGACCCGTGTCTATCGCTAGGAGTCGAATAGACCATAAAATGGCTGAAGATATCTCGGCTGCTCGAAGAGAcgtgatgaagcagaagattgctgaagctgatgagcaTGTGCAGGAGATTCAGAAACAGCTGGAGCACCAGCTAAGGAACGCACGCCACCTGCTGATCCTTGCGCCCATCCAGCCAAGAACGAGGGAACAGCTTTTATCTGCTGCTGCACGGATATCTGCTCAGCTCAAGTGGACACGCCAAGATATGTGGAAACACAAATGCCACCGTGATATCTTGATACAGGATCTCGAAGAAGAACACCCATCATCGACCTTTACTCCTACCAAGCAACAGTCAACCCGATTTTCACAGAGAACAGGATCACCTACGCCACGGGTCAACGTGGGACGTAGAGGATCGCGGTCAACGCATCATTCTGGAACCGAGGCCGACCCAAGAACACCCACCGAGCCTCAGGTCGTTCACGTCCCTAACACGGCCGAAGTCACAGAGGATGTCGATTCACCTCTGGACCAGGTCTTTACAACACCTCCTCAGAGTGCCACTAAACGCCGGCATAGTTCCCGCGATCTCTCCTTCGTTCGACCAGAAGCTGCTAGCACCAGACACGGGTCGATATCCAGTATCGCCCAGTCTCCCATAGCATCCCTCCCTTCCACACCGCTAGCAAAACCCCCTTCGGCCCAAGATGAAAGCAACAAGCCACCGTTGCGCAAGGAGGACGACGGCAACCATGATCCTGACGCCGATGAACGAGACTTCCTGGAGCAGGCTGGCCTACTTGAGCAACGACCCAGCCGTGACCCTACAGACAAAGCAACTGTTTCGACAGGTGCTGATGTACCCGGAGAGTCTGGGACACCCACAGACAAGGGTGACAGGAGTAAAATTCGCCGTAGTCTGCAACGCACCCTTCGAGAGGGCGCTGGACATCTCTCGCACCACCGTGGCAGCcgcaagggcaaggaggTCGCCGGGTCAGGGGAAGAATCGACCCAAGAGCACCAGCTTTCTAGAGGCACGGGGAGCTTCGTGGTGCATGGCAAGAAGGCATCAGTCATTAACTTCGGTGATGGCCTGCAGAACATGACCCATGATGAGAAAATCCGTGCTCGAAAGTCCTCACAGCAGCAAGATCCTCCGCTGTCGCCTATGCCTAGCGGACCAGAGGATGAGGACTTCTACTCTGCCGTTGGTGTGCCGGTGGAGCCGAGTGAGCGTAGAGAATCCATTGCAAGCGCAAGCACTGCAACCGCACGAAGCTTCCGCGAACTGCATAGGAAGTATTCGACCGCCCAAGCAGCTAGAAGCACATCAGCTGGTGGTAGGTTAACAATACCATCGGACACGGAGAGCGAGGTTGCAGTCAGCTTCTCAGATGGGCGCCGCAGTCCCCTACCTCCCATGGAGACAGAGACGGACGAGGAGTCAGACGGTACCGGTGTAAGAAGAGGCCGAAGCATCAAGAAGGACGATCTTGAAAGTCGAGACTCGGATTCTGAGTCGCTTCAAGATATAGAGCAGCTTCCGAGCCGGCCCGTGCAGCCCGTTAATGCCTGA